In a single window of the Nicotiana tomentosiformis chromosome 8, ASM39032v3, whole genome shotgun sequence genome:
- the LOC138897300 gene encoding uncharacterized protein encodes MVADPVTAPPTHLTRGGVRAGRNCPRRGVQARFYAFPCRTEAVTSNAVITGMVPICHRDALVLFDLGCTYSYLLSYFAPYLDISRDSLSFPIYVSKPVGDSIVVDRVYRSCLAVIVVFEIVVYLLSLSMVDFDVILGINWLSPHHAILDFHAKTVTLAMTGFPRLELRGALDYGPSRFVSFLKAQQMV; translated from the coding sequence ATGGTTGCTGATCCAGTTACCGCTCCACCCACACATCTAACTAGGGGTGGGGTAAGAGCGGGTAGAAATTGCCCTAGAAGGGGAGTccaggccagattctatgcttttccatgTAGGACAGAGGCAGTCACTTCAAATgctgtcatcacaggtatggttccgatttgtcatagagatgcattagtcttatttgatctaggatgcACTTATTCATATTTgttatcttactttgctccgtatttggatatatctcgtgattctttgagttttcctatttatgtgtccaagcctgtgggagattctattgttgtggaccgtgtgtatcgctcgtgtttagctgttattgttgtttttgagaTCGTAGTTTATCTATTGtcactcagtatggtagattttgatgtgatattgggcatCAACTGGTTGTCCccccatcatgctattctagattttcacgccaagactgtgacattggctatgaCAGGTTTTCCACGGTTAGAGTTGAGGGGTGCATTAGATTATGGTCCTAGCAGGTttgtctcatttctaaaggctcaacagATGGTTTAG